One genomic window of Arachis stenosperma cultivar V10309 chromosome 10, arast.V10309.gnm1.PFL2, whole genome shotgun sequence includes the following:
- the LOC130954794 gene encoding protein NONRESPONDING TO OXYLIPINS 2, mitochondrial-like has protein sequence MASACSRIAQRAASFSSIKSTIKSTLRSSSFSNTATTTSPLRRSILTRVAPELRCAQSMLPLHSAVATARMTSCLRTSRSCRALSQGTLCCTSPSL, from the exons ATGGCTTCAGCGTGCAGCAGAATCGCGCAAAGAGCAGCTTCATTTTCTTCCATAAAATCAACCATCAAATCCACTCTTCGCTCTTCATCCTTCTCCAACACCGCCACCACTACTTCTCCTCTTCGCCGATCCATTTTAACCAG GGTTGCTCCGGAACTGAGATGCGCGCAGTCGATGCTGCCACTGCATAGTGCGGTTGCGACGGCGAGGATGACGTCATGCCTGAGAACATCTCGGAGCTGCCGAGCGCTATCACAGGGTACTCTCTGCTGCACCTCTCCCAGCCTCTAA
- the LOC130954791 gene encoding uncharacterized protein C23H3.12c-like, whose amino-acid sequence MRAKLVVFPIRGRNWCFSRSIDHSLKKNSATSSSHSPSTFKELWKDVNVGDKPFNAKAELLADYCANKMNKAWIGLEKAPDGSIKKKIHGLGLWLLSRVKPSEIFLKSISKEVTSIEVIYPSSLNAQLVRRRLRHIAMRGTIIHRKYMYATVSVIPLTSALTVLPLPNVPFFWVSFRAYSHWRALQGSEKLFQLASDGSKMSNTSTHKKETEHKDSTNKTHNSSDEPHLKLRPSEKLEDLVELEDGKDGLSQEAITKICKIYDLNTKDVLKYEKSTF is encoded by the exons ATGAGAGCCAAATTGGTTGTGTTCCCCATACGAGGGAGAAACTGGTGCTTCAGCAGATCCATTGATCATTCTCTTAAGAAGAATTCAGCTACTTCTTCCTCCCATTCTCCTTCAACGTTCAAAGAACTGTGGAAGGACGTTAATGTTGGTGATAAACCCTTTAATGCCAAAGCGGAGCTTCTTGCTGATTACTGTGCCAACAAG ATGAATAAGGCTTGGATTGGTTTGGAAAAAGCACCGGATGGGTCTATCAAGAAGAAGATTCATGG GTTGGGGTTATGGCTTTTGTCACGGGTTAAGCCCTCAGAGATATTCTTGAAATCTATATCAAAGGAAGTCACTAGCATCGAAGTCATTTACCCTTCAAG TCTGAATGCACAACTTGTTCGCCGAAGATTAAGACATATTGCTATGAG GGGAACAATTATCCACCGGAAATACATGTATGCTACAGTTTCAGTGATTCCATTGACCTCTGCACTGACG GTTTTACCTTTGCCTAATGTCCCATTCTTCTGGGTTTCATTTCGGGCTTATTCTCATTGGAGAGCCCTTCAG GGAAGTGAGAAGCTATTCCAACTCGCCTCGGATGGCAGCAAGATGTCTAACACATCGACTCATAAGAAGGAAACTGAGCATAAGGACTCAACCAATAAAACCCATAATAGTTCAGATGAACCACACTTG AAATTGCGGCCATCGGAAAAACTTGAGGATCTTGTTGAACTTGAAGATGGGAAAGACGGCCTGAGTCAAGAAGCCATCACAAAAATCTGCAAGATATATGATTTGAACACCAAAGATGTTCTAAAATACGAGAAGTCTACTTTTTGA